A single Larimichthys crocea isolate SSNF chromosome VIII, L_crocea_2.0, whole genome shotgun sequence DNA region contains:
- the cart3 gene encoding cocaine- and amphetamine-regulated transcript protein-like: MMMMVVVPHNTGTMQSSRLLSGALLCALLLLSGVAGAQVLDTESEEELSPRALRDFYPKGPNLTSEKQLLGALQEVLEKLQAKRLPLWEKKFGQVPTCDVGEQCAVRKGARIGKMCDCPRGAFCNFFLLKCL, from the exons atgatgatgatggtggtggtgccTCACAACACCGGGACCATGCAGAGCTCCAGGCTGCTCAGCGGGGCTCTCCTCTgcgcactgctgctgctctccggCGTCGCTGGAGCTCAAGTGTTGGACACCGAATCCGAAGAGGAGCTGAGCCCCAGAGCTCTGCGGGACTTTTATCCGAAAGGTCCGAACCTGACAAGTGAGAAGCAGCTG CTTGGAGCTCTCCAAGAAGTTCTTGAAAAGCTGCAGGCTAAACGCCTGCCTTTATGGGAAAAGAAATTCGGCCAAGTCCCAACG TGTGATGTCGGGGAGCAGTGCGCCGTGAGGAAAGGCGCACGGATCGGCAAGATGTGCGACTGTCCCCGGGGAGCTTTCTGCAACTTTTTCCTGCTGAAGTGCTTATGA